GAGCCGAAAACAAGATCAGCTCGGGTTGCCGTCCATTTTGGCTGACCGGTTGAACGATCTGTTCCCATGTAAAGTTGTTTATCGTCTGACATTGCTTTCCATTGGGTGCCCATATCTAAAAGATTTACGAAGAAATCATTGGTAAGAACTCCCGGACGGGTGGTAAACACACCATGTTTTGAACCATCAAAGTTTGTATCCAAAGCACGCATACCTCCTACTAATACAGTCAGTTCCGGAGCTGTAAGACTCAACAATTGGGCTTTATCTATCAGTAAAGATTCTGTAGATACTGTAAATCTTCTTTTCAGATAATTACGGAATCCATCGGCAATAGGCTCAAGATATCCCATAGATTCTACATCTGTCTGTTCCTGAGAAGCGTCCATTCTTCCTGGGGCAAAAGGAACTTTAACATCCTGTCCGGCATTTCTTGCAGCAACTTCTACTGCAGCATTACCTGCCAAAACAATCAAATCGGCTAAAGAGATTTTCTTACCTCCATTTTGAGAATCGTTGAATTCTTTCTGAATTCCTTCCAATACTCCTAATACTTTATTCAGCTGTGAAGGATTGTTCACTTCCCAGTTTCTTTGAGGCTCTAATCTTATTCTGGCTCCGTTGGCTCCACCACGTTTATCACTTCCTCTAAAAGTAGAAGCAGAAGCCCAAGCTGTAGATATAAGTTCAGCATTACTTAATCCTGAATTTAAAATTTTTGATTTCAATGCCTCCACATCATTTCCGTCAACCAACTCATGATTTACTTCAGGAATAGGATCCTGCCAGATCAGTTCTTCCTGTGGGACATCCGGTCCCAAATAACGGGCACGTGGTCCCATATCTCTGTGTGTCAATTTAAACCATGCTCTTGCAAAAGCATCGGCAAACGCATCAGGATTTTCGTAAAAATGTCTTGAAATTTTTTCATAAACAGGATCCAGTCTCAATGAAAGGTCTGTTGTAAGCATTGTTGGTTTATGCTTTTTAGAAGAATCGAATGCATCGGGAATAATATCAGCTCCATCCTTTGCTACCCATTGGTGGGCTCCGGCAGGGCTTTTTGTTAATTCCCATTCATTTTCAAAAAGGTTTTTAAAGAAATAATTACTCCATTGAGTCGGAGTTTCTGTCCAGGTCACTTCCAGACCACTGGAAATAGCATCTTTTCCGCTTCCGGATTTATAACTGCTTGCCCATCCTAATCCCTGCAGTTCAATTCCTGCTCCTTCAGGTTCTTTGCCTACATGATCTGCAGGGCCAGCTCCGTGGGTTTTACCAAAGGTATGTCCTCCGGCAATCAAAGCAACCGTTTCTTCGTCGTTCATTGCCATACGGCCGAAAGTATCACGGATATCTTTAGCGGCAGCAATAGGATCTGGATTTCCGTCCGGACCTTCTGGGTTTACATATATAAGTCCCATTTGTACAGCTGCCAATGGATTTTCAAGGTTTCTTGAATGAATATCTCCGTCTGCATTATCATCGGTAGGAAGAACTGCTGAATTTCCTTCTACTACTCCTTCTGAACCATGAGCATAACGTAAATCACCTCCAAGCCATGTTTTTTCTGATCCCCAATAGACATCAGAATCCGGTTCCCAAACATCTGCACGTCCTCCTGCAAATCCGAATGTTTTGAACCCCATTGATTCAAGAGCAATATTTCCTGTAAGAATCAAAAGGTCTGCCCATGAAATGTTTCTCCCATATTTTTGTTTGATCGGCCATAATAATCTTCTTGCTTTATCAAGGCTTACGTTATCCGGCCAGCTGTTTAACGGTGCAAAACGCTGCTGTCCAGCTCCTGCTCCACCTCTTCCGTCACCTACACGATACGTTCCGGCACTGTGCCAGGCCATACGGATAAATAGTGGACCGTAATGACCAAAGTCTGCTGGCCACCAGTCCTGAGAATCTGTCATTAATGCATGAAGATCTTTTTTTACTGCCTCCAGATCAAGGCTTTCAAATGCTTTGGCATAGTCGAAATCCTTGTCCATAGGATCAGAAAGGGAAGAATGCTGGCGCAGAAGATCTACTCTAAGCTGATCCGGCCACCAATCAGAATTCTGGGTTCCGCCACCTGCTACATTCTTCTTCATTGTTCCGTTATGAAACGGGCATTTACTGATGTCATTCAAATCTTTTTCCATTGTCGTTTATTTTATTTTTATATTGATTAATACAGTTTAAATTTTCTGCTATATGATATGACAAACCTACAACGTTTGATTGATAAATACAATCTATTAATTTTTATTTCAACGATAGTTAAAAACTATAAACAAACTTTTTCAACAGCATAAAAAGCTAAGACATAATTGTGGTATTAAGTTAGTAATTTTTCAAATTAACTTAAATAAAAACGGCAGTATACCACTCAATTTAGAATTACTCAACGTAAGAATTTGTAGGAAAAGGAAGAAGGAAACTAGGAGAAGCAAGTTTAATAGCATCATGAAAAATAAATTAACAATTCCTAAAAAAATATGAAAAAACACACTATTCAAAGAACTACTAAAAGTACCTCCAGCTTCCAACTTCCGGCTTCCAACTTAAACTCACTAAAAATAAATTAACTACCTTTATCATTACCAAACATGAAACATCTGCTATGAAAAAAATAATTGTTATCATTCTTGTTGCTTTTATCATCATTCAGTTTTTTCCTATCGACAAAACAAATCCACCTCCTACACCCGGCATGGATTTTCTGAAAATTAAAAACACTCCGGAAAAAATTGCCAGAACCATTAGAACGTCTTGTTACGATTGTCATTCCAATGAAACAGCATATCCATGGTATACTAATATTTCCCCTGCTTCATGGTGGGTAAAAAATCATATTAATGAAGGCAGGAAACATCTTAATTTTTCTACCTTTGCAGTATATGAGTCTAAAAGACAACTTCATAAGCTGGAGGAATGTATAGAAATGGTTGAAAAAAAAGAAATGCCGCTTGAATCTTATTATATAGGACATCAGAATGCCAAACTCTCGGATGAACAGCGTGCAGAGCTTATCCACTATTTCAAAAAAGTAAAAGAAGACACAGAAAGAAGAATTATGTTTAATAAATAAAGTCGTGGAAAACTGGGAAAATAAACATATTGTATTTTTTGACGGAGATTGCGGTGTCTGTAATTTCTGGGTGCAGTGGATTTTGGAGCGTGACAAGAAAGACCAATTCATGTTCGCTTCTCTTCAGTCTGATTTCGGGCAACAATTTTTATCCGAAAGAGGCCTGGAAACTGATGTATTCAATACCATGTATCTATGGAAGCCAGGGAGATACTACCAGATCAAATCAAGGGCAGTACTGGAAATCGCTAACTTACTGGGAGGAGTTTATAAACTTTCCTTTATTGGAAAAATTATGCCTGCTTTTTTAAGCGATAAAGTATACGATATTATTTCCAGAAACAGAATGAAACTGGCTAATCAGAAGTGTTATTTACCGGACCAGCATCAGAAGAAAAAGTTTATTCAGATGTAATTTATCTTACACATAATTTTCTTCAACTTATATAAAATACCACTCCGTAAGAAACTCATACTATTTGACATTAAAAATGATGGATTGTAGAGATTCCTACGGAATGGCAAGCCTGATGGATAAGCAAAACAAGCTGGAATGAATGATTGATTATAAAAAAATAATTTTATCACCCGCTTATTACCTTATTACCCATTATTTATAAATTCAGTGACCACACAGAATAAGAATTTGGAGGACATTGGATTTTCACCCATTTATCTCCCTGAGTTGTAGGATACCAGCCTGAGTGTCCGGTGAAATCTTTGATCTGCTGGCTGCTCCAATTGGTTTCCACCCATCTTTCCTGCCAGCTTGATGATGTATTGATATAAACAACCAGTCCGGGATTGCCATTGTATCCGTTACGTCTTGCAATATATTCATCATTATCAGTATAAAGAATAGAAGTTGTTCCGGTCGCTTTATTGTTATGAATCCAGATCAGGTTATTCAACCTTTCTTTGTTCAGCCATTCTTCATAATCTCTGTAAAAAATGGTAGGATATCCTTCATGGGTTAAGATGTAGGCATATGCAGGCATTTTGTTGTTAATAATATCCGTGTCATGATTGGCTACAAAAGTGACTGCTTTGTATGGATTTCTTTTCCACATCATATCATCATTCAGAACGTTTAAATTCCCATTATCAAAAGCTTCATCCATTTTATAATAAGCGGCAAAATCAAATACTGAACTGTTGGCATTATTTGCCCACCATTCCAATGTATTAACGTTGGAATCCCATAATTCACCAACAGAGAATCCACCTACTTTAGAATTCCAGGTATTGACAACCCAAGGTCCGAAACCTTTAACGTAATCAAACCTCCAGCCATCAAATTTCATCACATTCTTATAATATTTTGCAACAGAATCATCTCTTCCCCAAAGCCAGTCCTGAACATGAGGGTTGGCATGAGACAGATCCGGAAATCCGCCAAAAGCCCCTTCATCATTATTTCCGTAGGCATTTTTATAAAAATCATTATAGTTTCTCTGAAATTTTCCTGAAGCAACACCTGAAAAATCCGTCCATGTATTGGTTCCGGTAAAAGGATTAGCTTCAGATTGTCCTCCACTATTATGATTAATCACAATATCTGCGTACACCTGCATACTTTCTGCATGCGCTTTTGTAATCAATGCTTCAAGTTCAGTTCTTGATCCAAAGCGGGTTTCCACACTTCCATTCTGATTAAAATTTCCAAAATCATAATAATCCGTAGGATCATATCCCATAGAGTAAGCCCCGTTCTGCGCTTTTGAAGCAGGAGGCAGCCATACGGCACCAATTCCGGCATCAGACCATGCGGTTAATTTATCTTTAACGGTATTCCACCAGTTGCCTCCTTCAGGAACATCCCAGTAAAAGCCCTGCATCAGTACACCTCCACCTGGCCCCGCTATAAACTTACCCTGCATAGACCCGGAATCATTTCCGGTACTGAACGGCCGGCCGTCATGCTGAGTTACATTCACAGTTTTGTTATGAACCTCTTCCTGTCTGGAAGTTTCCGTAATCAATTCATCTCTGTTCTGACAAGAGCTAACTAGTGCTAAAGCCAATAGGGAAAGGAAAAAATATGTTTTTTTCATCGTAAAAATTAATTATCAATCTATTAAACAAGATACAATTTTATTGAAAACAAATTCAAATGAAGGGGAAATATTTTAATTTTCAATAATAAATCAAGAAGAAAGTCATTTAAAGTTTTCATTAAAAAATCATAAATTTTTCAGATTCTCGAAACAATTTTTCTTTTAATCCATATATTTGCATACTATGGAATACAATACCCAAAAAACTCAGCTTCATATGCCGGAATACGGCAGAATTATACAACAGTTGGTTGAGCGTTGCAAAGAACTTCCTACCAAAGAGGAAAGGAATGAAATGGCTATGGCAATCATCGATTTTATGGGTCAGAGAAACCCACAACTTCGCGACGAGGAAAATTATAAACATAAACTTTGGGACCATCTTTTTATTCTTGCTAATCACGATCTGGATGTAGAATCTCCATATCCGTTCCCTACTCCGGAACAATTGGCAGAAAAACCTAAAAGAATGGAATATCCAAAACTTCAAGGTGACTTTAAGTTTTACGGAAAAAGTATTCTTCAATTGATAGAAAAAGCAATTGAACTTGAAACGGGTGATGAAAAAGAAGCCCTTATCGAGGTAATTGCCAACAATATGAAGAAATCTTATAATGTCTATAATAAAGAACATGTGACGGATGATGTTATTTTCCGCCACTTGAAAGAACTGTCTGAAAACAGGCTTGATCTTACCGGAATAGATTCTCTCGAAAAAAGTAAAATCTATTACACCAGTAACAACAACAGGAATAATAACAATAACAACAGGAATAGCAACAGTAATAAAAACAGCAACAGCAACCAGCCTAACAAGAGGAGGCACAATAACAATCATAAAAACAGAAAATAATGAGTGGAACATTTCAAATAAGAGGAGGAAAAAAACTGCAGGGCGAAATAACTCCACAAGGAGCCAAGAATGAGGCTCTACAAATTTTATGTGCGGTACTCCTTACGGACGAAGAGGTAAGAATCAAAAATATCCCTGATATTCACGATGTTAACAGACTGATTGAAATTCTTGGAGATTTTGGAGTA
The window above is part of the Chryseobacterium sp. MA9 genome. Proteins encoded here:
- a CDS encoding thiol-disulfide oxidoreductase DCC family protein, translated to MENWENKHIVFFDGDCGVCNFWVQWILERDKKDQFMFASLQSDFGQQFLSERGLETDVFNTMYLWKPGRYYQIKSRAVLEIANLLGGVYKLSFIGKIMPAFLSDKVYDIISRNRMKLANQKCYLPDQHQKKKFIQM
- a CDS encoding heme-binding domain-containing protein → MKKIIVIILVAFIIIQFFPIDKTNPPPTPGMDFLKIKNTPEKIARTIRTSCYDCHSNETAYPWYTNISPASWWVKNHINEGRKHLNFSTFAVYESKRQLHKLEECIEMVEKKEMPLESYYIGHQNAKLSDEQRAELIHYFKKVKEDTERRIMFNK
- a CDS encoding DUF4290 domain-containing protein codes for the protein MEYNTQKTQLHMPEYGRIIQQLVERCKELPTKEERNEMAMAIIDFMGQRNPQLRDEENYKHKLWDHLFILANHDLDVESPYPFPTPEQLAEKPKRMEYPKLQGDFKFYGKSILQLIEKAIELETGDEKEALIEVIANNMKKSYNVYNKEHVTDDVIFRHLKELSENRLDLTGIDSLEKSKIYYTSNNNRNNNNNNRNSNSNKNSNSNQPNKRRHNNNHKNRK
- a CDS encoding alpha-amylase, with product MKKTYFFLSLLALALVSSCQNRDELITETSRQEEVHNKTVNVTQHDGRPFSTGNDSGSMQGKFIAGPGGGVLMQGFYWDVPEGGNWWNTVKDKLTAWSDAGIGAVWLPPASKAQNGAYSMGYDPTDYYDFGNFNQNGSVETRFGSRTELEALITKAHAESMQVYADIVINHNSGGQSEANPFTGTNTWTDFSGVASGKFQRNYNDFYKNAYGNNDEGAFGGFPDLSHANPHVQDWLWGRDDSVAKYYKNVMKFDGWRFDYVKGFGPWVVNTWNSKVGGFSVGELWDSNVNTLEWWANNANSSVFDFAAYYKMDEAFDNGNLNVLNDDMMWKRNPYKAVTFVANHDTDIINNKMPAYAYILTHEGYPTIFYRDYEEWLNKERLNNLIWIHNNKATGTTSILYTDNDEYIARRNGYNGNPGLVVYINTSSSWQERWVETNWSSQQIKDFTGHSGWYPTTQGDKWVKIQCPPNSYSVWSLNL
- the katG gene encoding catalase/peroxidase HPI, whose translation is MEKDLNDISKCPFHNGTMKKNVAGGGTQNSDWWPDQLRVDLLRQHSSLSDPMDKDFDYAKAFESLDLEAVKKDLHALMTDSQDWWPADFGHYGPLFIRMAWHSAGTYRVGDGRGGAGAGQQRFAPLNSWPDNVSLDKARRLLWPIKQKYGRNISWADLLILTGNIALESMGFKTFGFAGGRADVWEPDSDVYWGSEKTWLGGDLRYAHGSEGVVEGNSAVLPTDDNADGDIHSRNLENPLAAVQMGLIYVNPEGPDGNPDPIAAAKDIRDTFGRMAMNDEETVALIAGGHTFGKTHGAGPADHVGKEPEGAGIELQGLGWASSYKSGSGKDAISSGLEVTWTETPTQWSNYFFKNLFENEWELTKSPAGAHQWVAKDGADIIPDAFDSSKKHKPTMLTTDLSLRLDPVYEKISRHFYENPDAFADAFARAWFKLTHRDMGPRARYLGPDVPQEELIWQDPIPEVNHELVDGNDVEALKSKILNSGLSNAELISTAWASASTFRGSDKRGGANGARIRLEPQRNWEVNNPSQLNKVLGVLEGIQKEFNDSQNGGKKISLADLIVLAGNAAVEVAARNAGQDVKVPFAPGRMDASQEQTDVESMGYLEPIADGFRNYLKRRFTVSTESLLIDKAQLLSLTAPELTVLVGGMRALDTNFDGSKHGVFTTRPGVLTNDFFVNLLDMGTQWKAMSDDKQLYMGTDRSTGQPKWTATRADLVFGSNSELRAIAEVYGSADAQGKFVKDFVAAWTKVMNLDRFDLV